A single Aminobacterium mobile DSM 12262 DNA region contains:
- the pepV gene encoding dipeptidase PepV, which produces MLDKAIDGLKDELIAAVQESVRIPSVAGVPEEGAPFGRNVKLALDHALNVASQLGFRVKNVDNMAGYGEWGDGKEIVAILGHLDVVPEGTGWKYPPFGGEIQNGIIWGRGVLDDKGPTIGALFALKAIKDLNISLKRRIRIIFGTNEESGSQCMARYIQTEELPAAGFTPDAEYPIIYAEKGVLTLTCHFPFSGDGPVKIVSFKGGVAPNVVAATAQVVIRASAEERRRIASIVDAWNGPERSGFKIVEDGVKGTITIEVQGVPAHGSTPHLGVNAILCLVDILSSMDLMKSQKQFIHALSSLIGMETDGTSLGIAMNDDISGALTLCLGTIDGNESDVHFTLNIRYPVTKKDSLVLDPLREALEKAGIAVTDVRHAAPLYMDPESPLIRTLQKVYKEQTGFNPDLLAIGGGTYAKSVPNVVAFGPIFPGQKYTIHEENECWSIEDLMKNVKIMAHAMVELAR; this is translated from the coding sequence ATGCTCGATAAGGCAATAGATGGGCTTAAAGATGAACTCATAGCCGCAGTACAGGAATCGGTGCGTATTCCCAGTGTTGCAGGGGTTCCTGAAGAGGGTGCCCCCTTTGGGAGAAATGTGAAACTGGCACTTGATCATGCATTGAATGTAGCGTCTCAGCTCGGTTTTCGTGTTAAAAACGTGGATAATATGGCCGGGTACGGGGAATGGGGCGATGGGAAGGAGATCGTCGCCATATTGGGGCATCTTGATGTAGTTCCTGAGGGGACAGGATGGAAGTATCCTCCTTTTGGAGGAGAGATTCAAAATGGCATTATTTGGGGACGAGGGGTTCTTGACGATAAGGGGCCTACTATTGGTGCTCTTTTCGCATTAAAGGCTATTAAAGATCTCAATATCTCACTGAAACGACGGATTCGTATAATTTTTGGAACGAATGAAGAGTCGGGAAGCCAGTGTATGGCTCGTTATATACAAACAGAGGAACTGCCGGCAGCCGGATTTACTCCTGACGCAGAGTATCCTATTATTTACGCGGAAAAAGGGGTTCTAACCTTAACGTGTCATTTTCCCTTCTCTGGTGACGGTCCTGTAAAAATTGTTTCCTTTAAGGGAGGGGTTGCTCCTAATGTAGTAGCGGCTACGGCTCAGGTCGTTATTCGCGCTTCTGCAGAAGAGAGGAGACGAATTGCTTCAATAGTGGATGCATGGAATGGGCCGGAGCGGAGTGGCTTTAAAATAGTAGAGGATGGAGTAAAGGGAACAATTACTATTGAGGTGCAAGGAGTTCCCGCCCATGGAAGCACGCCTCACCTTGGTGTCAATGCCATTCTCTGTCTTGTGGATATTCTTTCATCCATGGACCTCATGAAGAGTCAAAAACAGTTTATTCACGCCCTTTCATCCCTTATAGGAATGGAAACTGATGGAACATCGCTGGGAATAGCCATGAATGATGATATATCTGGAGCTCTTACCCTGTGCTTAGGCACAATAGACGGGAATGAGTCTGATGTCCATTTTACTTTAAATATCCGTTACCCAGTGACAAAAAAAGATTCTCTCGTTCTTGACCCATTGAGAGAAGCTTTGGAAAAAGCGGGAATAGCCGTTACAGATGTTCGACATGCAGCTCCCTTGTATATGGACCCAGAGTCTCCCCTGATTCGCACTCTCCAGAAGGTTTACAAAGAACAGACAGGTTTTAATCCTGATCTTTTAGCTATTGGTGGAGGGACGTATGCCAAATCTGTGCCTAATGTGGTGGCCTTTGGCCCTATTTTCCCAGGGCAAAAGTATACTATCCATGAGGAGAATGAGTGTTGGTCCATAGAAGACCTCATGAAAAACGTAAAAATCATGGCCCATGCTATGGTGGAACTAGCACGGTGA
- a CDS encoding FAD-dependent oxidoreductase, producing MKRERIVIIGGDAAGMSAAGQVRKRRPHAEILVYERSPHTSYSACGIPYYVAGLVDNEQKLIVRTPKEFMQKQNIQARISHEVLSVDFHNRAISVLNHQTGEIFTDTYDQLLFATGTQPILPPIPDLEGKGVFALSVLEDGLNLQRYIEEKGPRNVVVVGGGYIGLEMAEAFCIRQMNVCLVDRSYQVMNTFDMDMADLIAEAIRYVGTTLYLGETMKGVEREKGNIKAVITDQRTIPADLVVLGLGVRPNSKLAKEAGLPLGYKDSIRVDEFLQTEEEGVWAAGDCSQTWHRVANRPFWVPLGSVANKTGRVAGMNMGGERERFPGVVETAVSKHCDLEVARTGLSEKELEDLGMRYETVTIRSHVRAGYYPEPGTINVKMIAEVPGGRILGAQIVGTHGSAKRIDVVAAALSAGMTARELVNLDLGYAPPFSLPWDPIQIAARQFL from the coding sequence ATGAAGCGAGAGAGGATTGTCATTATTGGGGGCGATGCAGCTGGAATGTCAGCTGCAGGACAAGTGAGGAAACGCCGTCCTCACGCAGAAATTCTTGTCTACGAACGATCCCCTCATACATCTTATTCAGCTTGCGGTATACCTTACTACGTGGCGGGTCTTGTTGATAATGAGCAAAAACTTATTGTTCGTACTCCTAAAGAGTTTATGCAGAAGCAGAATATTCAGGCTCGGATTTCACATGAGGTTCTCTCTGTGGATTTTCATAACCGCGCCATCTCGGTTCTTAACCATCAAACGGGAGAGATATTTACAGATACATACGATCAGCTTCTTTTTGCCACTGGAACTCAGCCCATCCTCCCGCCCATCCCTGATTTAGAGGGAAAGGGCGTTTTTGCCCTCAGCGTTCTTGAAGACGGTCTCAATCTTCAGCGTTACATAGAAGAGAAAGGACCTCGAAATGTGGTGGTAGTGGGTGGCGGGTATATAGGCCTTGAAATGGCGGAAGCTTTTTGTATCAGACAAATGAATGTCTGCCTTGTAGACCGCTCGTACCAGGTTATGAATACTTTCGATATGGATATGGCGGATCTCATAGCTGAAGCTATTCGTTATGTAGGAACCACTCTCTATCTTGGCGAAACCATGAAAGGAGTGGAGCGAGAAAAGGGAAATATCAAAGCTGTAATTACCGATCAGCGAACTATCCCTGCTGATTTAGTGGTCCTTGGCCTGGGAGTTCGACCGAATTCAAAATTGGCGAAGGAAGCAGGGTTACCTCTTGGGTACAAAGATTCTATTCGAGTAGACGAGTTTCTGCAGACGGAAGAGGAGGGTGTATGGGCAGCTGGTGACTGCTCACAAACGTGGCATAGAGTAGCGAACCGCCCTTTTTGGGTTCCCCTCGGATCTGTAGCTAATAAAACTGGTCGAGTGGCTGGCATGAATATGGGGGGAGAACGTGAACGTTTCCCTGGGGTAGTGGAGACAGCCGTGAGCAAGCATTGCGATCTAGAAGTGGCTCGAACAGGCCTTTCAGAAAAAGAACTGGAAGACCTGGGGATGCGCTATGAAACAGTAACAATTAGAAGTCATGTTCGAGCTGGATATTATCCAGAGCCAGGAACTATTAATGTGAAGATGATCGCGGAAGTTCCCGGAGGGCGGATTCTAGGAGCGCAAATTGTTGGTACCCATGGTTCAGCAAAGCGAATCGATGTAGTAGCTGCGGCTCTTTCTGCCGGTATGACTGCCCGTGAACTTGTAAACCTTGATCTGGGATATGCTCCCCCTTTTTCTCTTCCCTGGGATCCTATTCAGATAGCAGCTCGTCAGTTCCTTTAG
- a CDS encoding DUF3343 domain-containing protein, whose protein sequence is MKCLATFHVTSMALMFEKICRKEGLDVKIIPVPRQLSASCGLACSYPCDKEESIRHIIEKKKIDVASFHQIEET, encoded by the coding sequence ATGAAATGCTTGGCTACTTTCCATGTCACAAGTATGGCACTTATGTTCGAGAAGATCTGTAGGAAAGAAGGACTGGATGTAAAAATAATTCCCGTTCCGCGGCAACTTTCGGCAAGCTGTGGATTAGCATGTAGCTATCCCTGCGATAAAGAAGAGAGCATTCGTCATATTATAGAGAAAAAAAAGATAGATGTTGCCAGCTTTCACCAAATAGAGGAGACATAG
- a CDS encoding membrane protein, producing the protein MDAVSALLVIALVYAVGDVVAQKTKAICSMLFVSGIVFMVGFWLGIPTTLFEDAVIVKFSLALIPMLMVHMGTLMKLRDLKDEWKTVLIALAAIVAAAIALFFLAAPIIGKQYALTAAGPISGGVVATLIMSEAAKAKGLESVLVFVTLLLVLQNFVGLPIASICLSREGRRLRDIFRKGEQGQANLHAQVKSDPEQPTWRLFPATPKDLRTPFILLMKAMLVGWLAVWFAKVLGGVINQFVMALIFGIIFYEIGFLEHKILDKANSTGLALFALLVPIFMSLNKATPQMVASLIIPIVVAFAISVVGIVAVAFLSAKIFGYSWEMSLAIGVCCLFGFPGTFIVSQEVANAVGETSEERDFILTGILPKMLVSGFTTVTIASVFLAGFLVKFI; encoded by the coding sequence ATGGATGCGGTGAGTGCTCTTTTAGTCATAGCACTGGTATATGCGGTGGGAGACGTTGTCGCCCAAAAAACAAAAGCTATATGTTCCATGCTCTTTGTATCAGGCATTGTCTTCATGGTTGGGTTTTGGTTGGGGATTCCCACCACTCTTTTTGAGGATGCAGTCATTGTAAAGTTCTCTTTAGCTCTCATTCCCATGCTCATGGTTCATATGGGAACGTTAATGAAATTGAGAGATTTAAAAGATGAGTGGAAAACTGTTCTTATCGCATTGGCTGCCATTGTAGCAGCAGCTATTGCCTTGTTCTTTTTAGCAGCTCCTATTATTGGTAAACAATATGCTCTTACGGCAGCGGGGCCCATCTCCGGAGGAGTTGTAGCTACTCTTATTATGAGTGAGGCGGCAAAAGCCAAGGGATTGGAGTCTGTGCTGGTTTTTGTGACCCTTTTGTTGGTTCTTCAGAATTTTGTTGGTCTTCCTATAGCTTCTATTTGTCTTTCCAGAGAAGGACGACGTTTGCGAGATATTTTCCGAAAAGGAGAGCAAGGACAGGCAAATCTGCATGCTCAAGTGAAAAGTGATCCAGAACAGCCCACATGGAGATTGTTCCCCGCAACGCCAAAAGATCTTCGTACGCCTTTTATCCTTCTTATGAAAGCCATGTTAGTAGGGTGGCTCGCAGTTTGGTTTGCAAAGGTTCTTGGTGGAGTAATCAATCAGTTTGTTATGGCTCTTATTTTCGGCATTATTTTTTATGAGATAGGGTTTCTTGAACATAAGATTCTTGATAAGGCAAATTCCACGGGGTTGGCTCTTTTTGCTCTTTTGGTTCCTATCTTTATGAGCCTCAACAAAGCAACCCCTCAAATGGTGGCTTCTCTTATAATACCTATTGTAGTAGCCTTTGCTATATCGGTTGTAGGAATAGTAGCAGTGGCCTTTCTTTCTGCCAAGATCTTTGGTTATTCTTGGGAGATGAGCCTTGCTATAGGTGTTTGTTGCCTTTTTGGTTTCCCGGGTACTTTTATCGTCTCTCAAGAAGTAGCGAATGCGGTAGGGGAGACATCAGAGGAAAGAGATTTTATTTTGACGGGGATCCTTCCTAAAATGCTAGTCTCTGGGTTTACAACTGTTACGATCGCTTCTGTATTTTTAGCTGGATTTTTAGTCAAATTCATATAA
- a CDS encoding M20 metallopeptidase family protein has translation MIYAQIAVCAEEIEQKVIELRRDFHAYPELPWKEVETSKKIEENLRSLGYENIRRGFGGTESGVVADITGKADGPTLALRADIDALPLQEDVDVPWRSTCDGVMHACGHDAHAAILLGVAHILASLKEQISGRVRLIFQPAEESGVRSGAKQLIEEGALDGVDAIGGLHVWSPLQMGKVGFRKGAMMASADIWDIYVKGRGGHGSRPHEAVDPTIAAATMISTVQTIVSREIDPLETVVVSVGKLESGTAPNIIPETAHIQGNIRTTSPVIRDSMEGRLRRIAGGIASALRCEAKVAFTPVYPVTVNNDAMADMLLDVVKKVKGEESYEEVATVMGSEDFSFYQQKVPGVFCFLGMGDPAKGSDAQHHSPQFQVNEDVLKDGVILLSSFAFHFFQASSC, from the coding sequence ATGATTTATGCTCAAATTGCTGTGTGTGCCGAGGAAATAGAACAAAAAGTAATAGAACTGCGACGGGATTTCCATGCTTATCCGGAACTTCCCTGGAAAGAAGTAGAAACATCTAAAAAAATAGAAGAAAATCTTCGATCTCTTGGATATGAAAATATTCGTCGAGGTTTTGGCGGAACAGAGAGCGGGGTAGTGGCGGATATAACGGGAAAAGCGGATGGGCCTACCCTCGCTCTTCGTGCAGATATTGATGCCCTTCCCCTCCAGGAGGATGTGGATGTACCATGGAGATCTACTTGTGATGGAGTAATGCATGCCTGTGGTCATGATGCTCATGCTGCCATTCTTTTGGGTGTCGCCCATATATTGGCCTCCTTGAAAGAGCAAATCTCTGGTCGAGTCCGGCTCATATTTCAGCCTGCAGAAGAATCAGGAGTCCGATCTGGTGCCAAGCAGCTTATTGAAGAAGGGGCCCTTGATGGCGTAGATGCTATTGGAGGTCTTCATGTCTGGAGTCCCTTACAGATGGGGAAGGTTGGTTTTCGAAAAGGGGCTATGATGGCTTCTGCGGATATTTGGGATATTTATGTGAAGGGGCGAGGTGGTCATGGTTCCAGACCTCACGAAGCAGTAGATCCCACCATTGCTGCCGCTACGATGATATCCACTGTCCAGACGATCGTGAGCAGGGAGATTGACCCTCTTGAGACAGTGGTAGTAAGTGTCGGGAAGCTGGAGTCGGGAACAGCTCCTAATATTATTCCCGAAACGGCTCATATCCAGGGGAATATACGCACAACCAGTCCTGTTATTCGAGATAGTATGGAAGGGCGGCTTCGGCGAATTGCGGGCGGCATAGCTTCAGCCCTTCGTTGTGAGGCGAAGGTCGCCTTTACTCCCGTATACCCTGTGACGGTGAATAATGATGCTATGGCAGACATGCTTCTTGACGTCGTGAAAAAGGTAAAGGGAGAAGAGAGTTATGAAGAAGTTGCCACTGTTATGGGATCTGAAGATTTTAGCTTTTATCAGCAGAAGGTGCCTGGGGTCTTTTGCTTTCTAGGTATGGGAGATCCAGCAAAAGGGAGTGACGCACAACATCACTCACCCCAGTTTCAAGTTAACGAGGATGTGTTGAAGGATGGTGTGATTCTCCTTTCTTCTTTTGCCTTTCACTTCTTCCAGGCATCATCGTGCTAA
- a CDS encoding alanine racemase, producing MKSLREPYRGCQVADLDTPSLLVDLNVMERNIRWMQEKANISGVKLRPHVKTHRTPDLAKKQVMAGAQGITVAKLGEAEVMASAGINDIFVANEIVGDIKMERLLALSRRVRIAVGVDSAEHIKMLAEAFDGEARPLDVMIDIDTGDHRTGVAPGEEVLELARLILYRDSVRLRGLFTHDGHSYEANDLAEIRAISLKSQQDVIETATLLRREGIAVEELSVGSTPSLLVSDIVPGVTEIRPGTYIFMDGDQAQVIGSYQHCALSVLATVISCPSPDRVVLDSGTKALTYFVQRHGITRSRGFGVLKERSSVYLYSLSDEHGLFAPPQDMSFHIGDKVEIIPNHACPTCNLYSVMYGVRNGEVQEEFKILARGMSR from the coding sequence ATGAAGTCTCTACGGGAACCTTATAGAGGCTGCCAGGTTGCAGATCTCGATACTCCTTCTCTCTTGGTGGATCTTAATGTGATGGAGAGAAATATCCGATGGATGCAGGAAAAAGCTAACATATCGGGAGTGAAGCTTCGGCCTCATGTGAAAACCCATAGAACTCCCGATCTGGCTAAAAAACAGGTAATGGCTGGGGCGCAAGGAATTACTGTGGCAAAGCTCGGAGAAGCGGAGGTTATGGCCTCTGCTGGCATTAATGACATTTTTGTAGCCAACGAAATTGTTGGTGATATTAAAATGGAACGGCTTCTTGCCTTAAGCCGAAGAGTTCGGATTGCTGTGGGTGTGGATAGCGCGGAACACATAAAAATGTTGGCTGAAGCCTTTGATGGAGAAGCCCGTCCTTTGGATGTCATGATCGATATAGATACAGGAGATCATCGAACAGGCGTAGCTCCTGGAGAAGAAGTTTTGGAACTGGCACGTCTTATTCTTTATCGGGATTCCGTGAGGCTGAGGGGTCTTTTTACCCACGATGGTCATAGCTATGAAGCGAATGATTTGGCAGAAATCAGAGCCATCTCTTTAAAAAGCCAACAAGATGTGATCGAAACAGCGACGTTATTAAGAAGAGAAGGCATTGCTGTAGAGGAATTAAGTGTCGGCTCTACTCCGTCCCTCTTGGTTTCAGATATTGTACCTGGTGTTACAGAAATTCGTCCAGGTACCTATATCTTTATGGATGGAGACCAAGCGCAGGTTATTGGTTCATATCAACACTGTGCCCTTTCGGTCTTGGCGACAGTTATAAGTTGCCCGTCACCTGACAGAGTGGTTCTTGACAGTGGTACGAAAGCCCTCACTTACTTTGTACAGCGTCATGGCATAACACGAAGTAGGGGGTTTGGTGTTCTTAAAGAGCGGTCATCTGTTTATCTTTATAGTTTATCTGATGAGCACGGCCTTTTCGCCCCGCCTCAAGATATGTCTTTTCATATTGGAGATAAGGTTGAGATTATTCCTAACCACGCTTGCCCTACATGTAATTTATATTCGGTTATGTATGGGGTCAGAAATGGAGAGGTGCAAGAAGAGTTCAAAATTTTAGCAAGGGGAATGTCACGATAA
- the larC gene encoding nickel pincer cofactor biosynthesis protein LarC, which produces MKILYLDCFSGISGDMFLGALLDLGLDRDEFLRKMSTLHIPHGHYHDHGHENVHHQGEGYNILVSDVVRKGFSGISVKIESSEDHPHRGLMDIWEIIDKSSLSQEVKDKSKKAFLLLATAEGKVHGLPPEKVHFHEVGAVDSIMDIVGACVLIEMLSPDKIVCSPLNVGSGTVECAHGILPVPAPATEQLLAGIPIYSAGGPMERVTPTGALLVKMFAHEFGNIPEGIILRSGRGLGERESDLPNFLRAILLERENEGKSSTATKEEPFLRDEGIVLETNIDDMNPQYYEPVMERLFSAGAMDVWLDPIIMKKGRPAIRLCCLVSENMEEKAAEIILKGTTTLGLRRYKVDRIKLHHHITPIETTFGLVRIKEAWWGKERLRVNPEYDDLKRISRETGIPLNKLREEILRQIDKNI; this is translated from the coding sequence ATGAAAATTCTTTACTTAGACTGCTTCTCCGGCATTTCAGGAGACATGTTTCTCGGAGCTCTTCTCGACCTCGGCCTAGATAGAGACGAGTTTTTGAGGAAGATGAGCACACTGCACATTCCTCATGGACATTATCACGACCATGGGCATGAAAATGTCCACCATCAGGGCGAAGGGTATAACATTCTCGTTTCTGATGTAGTTCGGAAAGGGTTTTCCGGCATCAGCGTGAAGATAGAAAGTAGCGAAGATCACCCCCATCGAGGTCTCATGGACATATGGGAGATTATCGATAAAAGCAGTCTTTCCCAAGAAGTAAAAGACAAGAGTAAAAAGGCTTTTCTCCTTTTGGCCACAGCGGAAGGGAAGGTTCACGGCCTCCCGCCAGAAAAGGTACACTTTCACGAGGTAGGGGCTGTCGACTCCATTATGGATATAGTGGGGGCCTGTGTACTTATAGAGATGCTCTCTCCAGATAAAATTGTATGTTCTCCTCTTAACGTTGGGAGTGGCACAGTGGAATGTGCACATGGAATCCTTCCTGTGCCAGCTCCAGCAACGGAACAGCTTTTGGCGGGCATTCCCATTTATTCTGCGGGAGGTCCTATGGAGCGAGTTACACCCACGGGAGCTCTGCTCGTAAAAATGTTTGCCCACGAATTTGGGAACATACCTGAGGGAATTATTCTTCGCAGTGGACGAGGCCTTGGAGAACGGGAAAGTGATCTTCCTAACTTCCTGCGAGCCATTCTTCTTGAAAGAGAGAACGAAGGGAAATCTTCCACCGCTACTAAGGAAGAACCTTTTTTACGAGATGAGGGGATCGTGTTAGAAACAAATATCGATGACATGAATCCCCAATATTACGAGCCAGTAATGGAGCGTCTTTTCTCTGCTGGGGCTATGGATGTATGGCTTGATCCTATTATCATGAAGAAAGGCCGCCCCGCTATTCGGCTTTGCTGCCTCGTGTCGGAGAATATGGAAGAAAAGGCTGCCGAAATAATCCTCAAAGGAACAACAACCTTAGGACTTCGTCGATATAAAGTGGATCGAATAAAGCTACATCATCACATTACTCCAATTGAGACAACTTTTGGCCTTGTCCGCATTAAAGAAGCTTGGTGGGGAAAGGAGCGCCTTCGTGTCAATCCTGAATACGATGACCTGAAGCGCATCTCCAGGGAGACCGGCATTCCTCTCAATAAATTGCGAGAAGAAATACTGCGCCAGATAGACAAAAACATCTAA
- the larE gene encoding ATP-dependent sacrificial sulfur transferase LarE encodes MSRDVISKYLKKDILEKLEKSRCCVISFSGGIDSSVLVGIMASLIPPQKIHAVMFRSFLHFAEEMERGIQYCHSLGVTLKPLPGPELYIEEVMKNSAERCGYCKKARATELLDVARSLKADLILEGSNADDLKDPSRLGTKVLQGIPQIFSPLAQSNITKQKVRELARDLRISWWNEEPTACLATRFPEGHELQAWECAQVAKGEWNLRKAGFRQVRIRVFKDIACLQVPLPQLEQILSKREEVIGIIRDAGFKQILLDLEGYEWGRKWIVE; translated from the coding sequence TTGAGTCGTGATGTTATAAGCAAATACCTAAAAAAGGACATTTTGGAGAAACTGGAGAAGAGTCGTTGTTGTGTCATCTCATTTTCAGGGGGAATTGATAGCTCAGTTCTTGTGGGCATTATGGCGTCTCTCATCCCCCCACAAAAAATACACGCCGTTATGTTCAGGTCCTTCCTCCATTTTGCGGAAGAAATGGAACGAGGCATTCAATATTGTCACAGTCTCGGGGTCACGCTAAAGCCTCTCCCAGGCCCAGAACTTTATATAGAAGAGGTTATGAAAAACAGCGCGGAGCGATGCGGGTACTGTAAAAAAGCCCGTGCCACAGAACTTTTAGACGTAGCCCGCTCTCTTAAAGCAGACCTTATCCTTGAAGGTTCCAACGCCGATGACCTGAAAGATCCTTCCCGTTTGGGAACAAAAGTCTTACAGGGCATACCCCAGATATTCTCGCCTTTAGCGCAATCAAACATAACGAAACAAAAAGTACGCGAACTCGCTAGGGATTTAAGAATATCATGGTGGAACGAGGAACCAACAGCTTGTCTGGCCACAAGATTTCCGGAAGGGCATGAACTGCAAGCTTGGGAATGTGCCCAGGTAGCTAAGGGGGAATGGAATCTACGAAAGGCAGGATTTCGCCAAGTTCGAATACGAGTTTTTAAAGATATAGCCTGCCTACAGGTTCCACTGCCTCAACTTGAGCAGATTTTGTCCAAAAGGGAAGAGGTTATAGGGATAATAAGAGATGCAGGTTTTAAACAAATCTTACTCGATCTGGAAGGATACGAGTGGGGGCGAAAATGGATTGTAGAATGA
- a CDS encoding NAD(P)-dependent malic enzyme → MTSKLPVESMADLSIAYTPGVAEPCNEIKRNPDAVYEVTSKGNMVAVVTDGSAVLGLGNIGPEAALPVMEGKAVLFKRFAGVDAFPICIKSQDPDEIVQTTALITSSFGGINLEDISAPRCFEIERRLKEICDIPVFHDDQHGTAVIVLAGIINALKIVKKKIEDVKIVMSGAGAAGIAICRFLLSAGAQNVILCDRGGAIYEGRPNNMNWAKEEIAQHTNPSKEKGNLADVLKNADIFLGISAPGVITTEMVKTMAQDSIIFAMANPTPEIYPDEAKAGGAAIIATGRSDFPNQINNCLGFPGIFRGTLDVRAKEINEEMKLAASHAIAALISDDELSPERIIPEALDPRVASAVAEAVARAARKTGVARI, encoded by the coding sequence ATCACGAGCAAACTTCCCGTGGAAAGTATGGCCGATCTATCCATTGCCTACACTCCTGGCGTTGCGGAACCTTGCAACGAAATTAAACGGAATCCCGACGCTGTTTATGAAGTAACCTCCAAAGGAAATATGGTTGCCGTTGTTACCGATGGGTCTGCAGTTTTAGGGCTGGGAAATATTGGGCCAGAAGCAGCTCTTCCCGTTATGGAGGGCAAAGCCGTGCTCTTCAAGCGATTTGCCGGAGTTGACGCTTTCCCCATCTGCATTAAATCTCAAGATCCTGATGAGATAGTACAAACAACAGCTCTTATCACTTCTTCTTTTGGCGGCATAAACCTCGAGGATATTTCAGCTCCACGCTGTTTTGAAATTGAACGGCGTCTTAAAGAAATATGTGACATCCCTGTTTTCCATGATGATCAGCATGGTACCGCTGTTATTGTTCTTGCAGGTATCATCAATGCCTTGAAGATAGTGAAGAAAAAGATAGAGGACGTAAAGATCGTAATGAGTGGTGCTGGAGCAGCGGGAATCGCTATCTGCCGGTTCCTTCTCTCTGCTGGAGCGCAAAATGTTATTCTCTGCGATCGCGGCGGTGCTATTTACGAAGGACGACCCAATAATATGAACTGGGCCAAAGAAGAAATCGCTCAGCACACAAACCCTTCAAAAGAGAAAGGGAATCTGGCTGATGTCCTTAAAAATGCCGATATTTTCCTTGGTATCTCCGCTCCTGGCGTTATTACCACTGAGATGGTAAAAACCATGGCTCAAGATTCTATTATCTTCGCTATGGCCAACCCCACTCCCGAAATCTATCCCGACGAGGCCAAAGCCGGAGGAGCCGCTATTATAGCCACAGGACGCAGTGATTTCCCCAACCAAATCAACAACTGCCTCGGATTCCCCGGTATTTTCCGTGGCACTCTTGACGTTCGAGCAAAGGAGATTAACGAGGAAATGAAACTGGCTGCCAGTCATGCCATAGCAGCCCTTATTTCTGATGATGAACTTTCTCCAGAACGCATTATTCCTGAAGCTCTGGACCCTCGCGTCGCCTCCGCTGTAGCGGAAGCAGTTGCCCGAGCTGCGAGAAAAACAGGAGTTGCTAGAATCTAA
- a CDS encoding citrate lyase subunit alpha, with protein MDVLVTDRVMAVNPLRGNLQERLEKANLPVEGCSRITANIKKNYGKSCPINPRRKGGWTSRILRWGDHRHYSSSFVTFSHKEHLQGGHNEKRRNLCTSTGSTSSDERKSSNHEQTSRGKYGRSIHCLHSWRCGTLQRN; from the coding sequence GTGGATGTTCTTGTAACAGATCGGGTAATGGCTGTTAATCCTCTTCGGGGAAATCTACAGGAACGTTTAGAAAAAGCAAACCTTCCTGTAGAGGGATGCTCACGAATTACAGCAAATATCAAGAAAAATTACGGGAAATCCTGTCCCATTAACCCGAGACGAAAAGGTGGTTGGACAAGTAGAATATTGAGATGGGGAGATCATCGACACTATTCGTCGAGTTTTGTAACTTTCTCTCACAAAGAACACCTACAAGGAGGACACAATGAGAAAAGAAGAAATCTATGCACAAGCACTGGAAGCACATCGTCGGACGAGAGGAAAAGTAGCAATCACGAGCAAACTTCCCGTGGAAAGTATGGCCGATCTATCCATTGCCTACACTCCTGGCGTTGCGGAACCTTGCAACGAAATTAA